The following proteins are co-located in the Trichormus variabilis 0441 genome:
- a CDS encoding DUF6658 family protein, which yields MNSLTNIWKNLRLRQILTVFLAGILLMISTACSQGNPQGANPQNPAVQAGGANNPYKNGGDKYVNSRFSTDPNITNPETKKRRDQANLPSSSQILIAVNAVNRESELLYPGAETPAGRVKKEAELPIIREEDFQHPEPGGLIQNEPNVGTRIQERLETVKESVQEASKFIQNKADEGSSRPELQKNPAVGR from the coding sequence GTGAACAGTTTAACAAATATATGGAAAAATCTGCGACTACGCCAGATTTTAACTGTATTTTTGGCTGGTATATTGTTAATGATTAGTACTGCTTGTAGCCAAGGTAATCCTCAAGGGGCAAATCCTCAAAATCCTGCTGTACAAGCTGGTGGCGCTAATAATCCTTATAAAAATGGTGGAGATAAATACGTCAATTCTAGGTTCTCTACAGATCCTAATATCACTAACCCAGAAACTAAGAAAAGACGTGATCAAGCTAACTTACCAAGCAGTTCACAAATACTGATTGCTGTTAATGCTGTTAATAGAGAATCAGAACTACTTTACCCTGGAGCCGAAACACCAGCAGGCAGAGTCAAGAAAGAAGCGGAACTGCCAATCATTCGAGAAGAAGACTTCCAGCACCCCGAACCAGGTGGCTTGATTCAGAATGAGCCAAATGTAGGAACTCGCATTCAAGAACGGCTAGAAACTGTTAAAGAATCAGTACAAGAGGCTTCTAAATTTATCCAAAATAAGGCAGATGAAGGTAGTTCTAGACCTGAATTACAAAAAAATCCTGCCGTTGGTAGATAG
- the larC gene encoding nickel pincer cofactor biosynthesis protein LarC, protein MNKIAYLQCPTGISGDMCLGTLVSLGVPVEYLIAKLNNLGISQEYKLRAEKVQRNGQEATKVHVDLIDHHHHHDHDHEHHHHGRHLPEIEQMILQAGLPPRAEAWSLAVFRQLAVAEGAVHGIAPEKVHFHEVGAVDAIVDIVGTCLGLDWLGIASDNAGFPLLYCSAFPTGGGTVRAAHGQMAVPVPAVLKLWEMRGCPVYSNGIDRELVTPTGAAIATTLVKEFGAPPPMTIKQVGLGAGTINLPIPNILRLWLGEGANLQANITDSAANSPTLETISVLETQIDDLNPQAIGYVFEQLFAVGALDVFTQPIGMKKSRPGILLTVICHPETLSDCEAVLFRETTTLGIRRTTQQRAILQREFKQIETKYGTVRIKIAWHGQSPEKVITNVQPEYEDCAELARKHKIPWREIQQLALQGWYESIQNTK, encoded by the coding sequence ATGAACAAAATTGCTTACCTTCAATGTCCGACAGGCATTTCTGGTGATATGTGCCTGGGAACCTTAGTTAGCCTGGGTGTTCCGGTGGAATACCTCATAGCAAAACTCAATAACTTGGGTATTTCTCAGGAATATAAGTTAAGGGCGGAAAAGGTGCAACGTAATGGTCAGGAAGCCACGAAGGTTCATGTAGATTTGATTGACCATCATCATCACCATGACCATGACCACGAACATCATCACCACGGGCGACACTTGCCAGAAATTGAGCAAATGATTTTGCAAGCAGGTTTACCACCAAGGGCTGAGGCTTGGAGTTTAGCTGTATTTCGCCAATTAGCGGTAGCTGAAGGGGCTGTGCATGGGATTGCTCCGGAAAAGGTTCATTTTCATGAAGTAGGTGCGGTGGATGCGATTGTAGACATCGTTGGCACTTGCTTGGGTTTAGATTGGTTGGGCATTGCTAGTGATAACGCAGGATTCCCACTGCTTTATTGTTCGGCCTTTCCCACTGGTGGGGGAACTGTACGCGCCGCCCACGGACAAATGGCAGTACCAGTACCAGCAGTTTTGAAGTTATGGGAAATGCGGGGTTGTCCAGTTTATAGCAACGGTATTGACCGGGAATTGGTGACACCAACAGGAGCAGCGATCGCCACGACCCTAGTCAAGGAATTTGGAGCGCCACCACCCATGACAATCAAACAGGTAGGATTAGGAGCAGGCACGATTAATCTACCTATACCTAATATACTACGGCTCTGGCTGGGCGAAGGTGCTAATCTACAGGCAAATATCACGGATTCTGCTGCTAATAGCCCAACTCTAGAGACAATCTCTGTACTGGAAACTCAAATTGATGATTTAAATCCACAGGCGATCGGTTATGTCTTTGAACAATTGTTCGCAGTTGGTGCGCTTGATGTCTTCACTCAACCGATAGGCATGAAAAAATCCCGTCCAGGGATTCTACTAACTGTGATTTGTCATCCAGAAACTCTAAGTGATTGTGAAGCAGTACTATTCCGCGAAACTACCACCTTGGGAATCCGCCGGACTACCCAGCAACGCGCCATCTTACAACGGGAATTTAAACAAATAGAAACGAAATATGGCACAGTACGAATTAAAATAGCATGGCATGGACAATCACCAGAAAAAGTCATCACCAACGTCCAGCCAGAGTATGAAGATTGTGCAGAATTAGCCCGTAAACACAAAATTCCCTGGCGGGAAATTCAGCAACTGGCGTTACAGGGTTGGTATGAATCAATTCAAAATACAAAATAA
- a CDS encoding L-threonylcarbamoyladenylate synthase, with product MAKIIAVHPDNPQSRRIEEIRSALSSGAVMLYPTDTVYAIGCDLNVKSAVERVRQIKQLANDKPLTFLCPSLSNVATYAFVSDTAYRIMKRLIPGTYTFLLPATKLVPKLVQSPKRKTTGIRVPNHTVCLALLEALGNPIISTSAHIPPDEAGNGKVGIVSESITSMAELFDRVDKLVDVIVDTGQEPTYDVSTIVDLTGDEPMITRQGLGWEAVKAWV from the coding sequence ATGGCAAAAATTATCGCTGTCCATCCTGATAATCCCCAGAGTCGCAGAATAGAGGAAATAAGGTCAGCGCTTTCCAGTGGCGCGGTGATGCTTTATCCAACTGACACAGTTTATGCGATCGGTTGTGATTTAAATGTCAAGTCTGCGGTGGAAAGAGTGCGGCAAATCAAGCAGTTAGCAAACGATAAACCACTGACATTTTTATGTCCTTCACTGTCTAATGTAGCTACTTATGCCTTTGTCAGTGATACAGCTTATCGAATTATGAAGCGACTAATACCAGGAACTTACACATTTTTGTTACCTGCAACTAAGTTGGTACCAAAATTAGTCCAAAGTCCCAAGCGTAAAACTACTGGAATTCGCGTACCAAATCATACTGTATGTTTAGCATTACTTGAAGCCTTGGGGAATCCGATTATTTCCACTTCAGCACACATACCGCCAGATGAGGCAGGTAATGGGAAAGTCGGGATAGTTTCAGAATCGATTACCTCAATGGCAGAGCTATTTGACCGCGTGGATAAATTAGTTGATGTGATTGTAGACACTGGACAGGAACCAACTTACGATGTGTCCACAATCGTTGATTTGACGGGAGATGAACCAATGATTACTAGACAAGGATTAGGTTGGGAAGCGGTAAAAGCGTGGGTATAA